From the genome of Bacilli bacterium:
GGCTGAAAAACATTGGCGCGAAAGTATTTGTCGTTATCGACATAATCGACCGAGAACGTATCGAGGGCGCCGCGGCCTTCGGCCTTGCCGTGTTTTGCCGCCAGAGCCGTTAACGCGGAAGAGTCGAGTCCGCCGGAAAGCATGGCGCAAACCGGAACATCGGAGATGAGCTGGCGTTTGGCCGTATCCTCAAGCAATTCGCGCACCTTTCGGGCGGTCGTCGGCAAGTCGTCTTCATGCGGTCTGCTTTCCAGCTTCCAATAGCAGCGCTCGCATATCCCGTCCCGCGTAAACCGCAGGCAAAATCCCGGCTTGAGCTCAACCATCCGTTTGTAAACGCCGTGGCCGGGCGTTCGCGCGGGACCGATCGCCAACACTTCCGCCAAACCTTCCGTACCGACTTCAGCCGGAAAAGCGGGGTGCGCCAAAATCGCCTTCGGTTCGGACGCGAACACAAATGTGTTGCCTTTTTGCGCATAAAAGAGCGGCTTAACTCCCAGGCGGTCGCGGGCCAAAAACAGGCTTTGCCGCTCCTCGTCCCAAACGCCGAAGGCGAAAATTCCGTTGAACCGGTTAAGACAGCTTTCCCCCCATTCCGCGTACGCCGCAAGCACCACCTCGGTGTCGCAAGCGGTGCGAAAACGGCGGCCTATTGCCGCAAGCGCATTGCGCAGCTCCCGCACATTGTACAACTCGCCGTTATAGACGATTACCTGGGGCGCATTGCGGCCGTCAAGCACCATCGGTTGCGCGCCGTTTAACGGATCCATAACGCTCAAACGGGTATGGCCGAGCGCGCAATGGCCGGAAATCCAGGTACCCGATGCGTCAGGCCCGCGATGGCCCAACGATGTCGTCATGGCTGCAAGCGTTGCGGATTGTTCGGCCAAACGGCCGCGCCAGTCGATCCAACCGACAATTCCGCACATTTTCATCCACCTTCCCTTCATTTTGCCAGGCAACACGGATTTTTCGCGAAAAAGGTGTTGTGCTAACAAAATATACGAGGAAATCGGAAAAAAATGTCTGCCGGTTCATCAGTGGCATATGCAGGCGAAAACCGTTGCCGGAACAAATGCTGACAATATAATGGAAGAAAAAATAAAGCCAACCAACAGCATAAAGCGTCTTTTCATGACGAACCACCTCAATCGCGTAATATTTGATCACATTTACCTCATGAGATGGACTGATTATATGGATTGTGATTTGCTAAAAACAATGTATCCGTTATATATTCTGACGACAAAACCGTTTTAAATGAAAAAAAAACGGGGCCGCAAAAATGTTTGCGCCCGTCAAGTGCGGTCGGAAAGCCGATGCATATTGAAATGCGCGTTCAGTTGCCCGCGCAACATTTCCTTCTTGGCCTGCTCCTGATTGATCGCTTCCCTTTCTTTTTCTCTTTCCCACATTTTCCTGATTTCAAACGTGTGCAGCCCGTCTTCCATTTTATCGGCAATATCCGCCAAAGCATCGACATCTTCAAATGAATACTTGCGCGTGCCGCCTTTTGTCCGCTCCGGGATAACCAGCTTTCGTTCTTCATAATAGCGAATTTGGCGTACGGAGAGGCCGGTCAACTCGCTTACTGTGCCGATTGGAATCACTTTTCGCTTGCGGTATGACATCTCCTTCCTCCTCTCGTTTTGGCATTCCTGATTCGCTTGGTGTGTTTTGTTCTTAATGTAGCAAATTTGTTACGCTTATCATAACAGATACGTGAGAAAATATAACGACGAAAAAAATTTTTCTCATGTCGCCGTGACGTTGAACAATGCGGAGTCAATCAGATTTCATATCGACTTGTGCTAAAATCACAGATTTTTTCACACCCGGGGAAAAAAACTATGTGAAGAAATCTCACCTGATTGTAGAGCGTTTAGTCCGAATGTGGAAAAATGATCGCATTACAATCTGATTTGGAGGTTTTCGCATGGCCGCAAAAAACTACACCGCAGAAGACATTCTTCGCATGGCGAAGGAACAAAATGTCAGATTTATCCGATTGCAATTCACCGATTTGCTGGGCGCCATTAAAAACGTGGAAATTCCGCTCAGCCAATTGCCGAAAGCGTTGGAAAACAAAATGATGTTTGACGGTTCTTCGATTGAGGGGTTTGTTCGCATCGAAGAATCCGATATGTACTTATACCCGGAATTGAATACATGGATGATTTTTCCGTGGACAACCGGCGAAGGCAAAGTAGCCCGCTTGATCTGCGATATATACAACCCTGACGGCACCCCGTTTGCCGGAGATCCCCGCAATCAGTTGAAAAAAATGCTGAAAGAGGCGGAAAATCTTGGGTTTACCGCGATGAATGTCGGACCCGAGCCGGAATTTTTCTTGTTCAAAACGGATGAAAAAGGTTTGCCCACCCTGGAAGTAAACGACCAGGGCGGCTATTTCGACCTGGCGCCGACGGACCTTGGGGAAAATTGCCGCCGCGACATCGTATTGACCCTGGAAGAAATGGGCTTCGAAATCGAAGCGTCACATCATGAAGTGGCCATTGGCCAGCACGAAATCGATTTTAAATACGCCAACGCGGTGGAAGCCGCCGACAACATCCAGACTTTCAAGCTGGTCGTGAAAAACATAGCCCGCGCGCACGGGCTGCACGCAACCTTTATGCCGAAACCGCTGTTCGGCGTTAACGGTTCGGGCATGCATTGCCATCAATCGTTGTTCAAAGGCAAGGAAAACGCCTTTTATGACGAGAAAGACGAACTGGGCTTAAGCGAAGTGGCCAAACAATATATGGCCGGCGTTCTGGCGCATGCGCGCGCCTTCGCCGCAATTACGAACCCGACCGTCAATTCGTATAAACGCCTTGTTCCCGGTTATGAAGCGCCTTGCTATGTGGCTTGGTCGGCCAAAAACAGAAGCCCGCTGATCCGCGTGCCGGCAAGCAGAGGCTTGAGCACCCGGATCGAATGCCGCAATCCGGACCCGGCGGCAAACCCGTATTTGGCTCTGGCCGTCATGCTTGCGGCAGGCCTCGATGGAATTCGCAACAAGATGAAGCTTTGCCCTCCGACCAATCAAAACATCTATGTCATGACGGAAGCGGAACGCAAAAAACATGGCGTTGCCAATTTGCCCGCTTCGTTGGGAGATGCTATCATGGAATTGAAGAAGGACAAGGTAATTGCGGACGCGCTGGGAGAGCATATTCTGACGCATTTTATCGAAGCCAAAGAAATCGAATGGGATATGTTCCGGCTGCAGGTCCATCCTTGGGAACGGGAACAGTATTTGTGCGCATATTAATCCATCACGGAAAAAACAAGGAGCGGCAGTATGGGAGACAATCATTTTATCCAACAGCTTTTTGCGGACAGGATTGGCGGACCAAGGTTCGGTCTTGGCACCGATATCTATAAATTTGAAAAAATCAAAAGAGCGAAACGGGCGGCGCTTGCCGCCCATCCTGGTGTTGAGCTCATCGATTTGGGCGTGGGCGAACCGGATGAACGGGCGGACGACACCGTCGTGCAAATTTTGGCGCAGGAAGCGGCGAAACGGGAGAACCGGTTTTATGCCGATAACGGCATCGCCGATTTTAAAGTGGCTGCTGCCGCTTACATGAAGCAAGTGTTTGGCGTCGACGGCATCGATGCGGAAACGGAAGTCAACCACGCCATCGGCTCCAAGTCGGCTTTATCCATTTTGCCGTATTGCTTTATCAACCCCGGCGATATTACGATTATGCCGAGCCCTTGCTATCCGATTTTAGGCACGCATACGAAATATTTGGGCGGCGAAGTCGTTTCCTTGCCGATCAATCAGGAAAACCGTTTTTTGCCCGATCTGTTTTCGCTTGCGGATGATGTGAAAAAGCGGGCGAAGTTGTTATATTTGAATTATCCGAACAACCCGACCGGCGCGTCCGCGACGCGCGACTACTTTGCCCGGGTTGTCGCTTTCGCCAAACAGCACCAAATCATCGTCGTGCACGATGCGGCTTACGCCGCTCTTGTTTTCGACGGAGAAGAGCCGCTCAGCTTTTTATCCGTTCCGGGGGCAAAAGATGTTTGCATCGAACTTCATTCCCTCTCCAAATCATTCAACATGACGGGCTGGCGGATCGGGTTTGTCGTCGGCAACCCGCTTTTGGTAAAAGCGTTCGCAACCGTTAAGGACAATGTCGATTCCGGGCAGTTTATCGCGATTCAGAAAGCTGCCGCGTATGCGCTCGGACACCCGGAATTGACCGCCCGCATCAGCGAAAAATATTCGCGGCGGCATGACATGCTGGTTTCGGTTTTGCGAAAATTCGGCTTCCAGGCGACCAAGCCCAAAGGTTCGTTTTTCCTGTATACGAACGCGCCGAAAGGAATCGAAGGCGGCCAGGAATTTCCGACGGCGGAGGCTTTCAGCCAGTATTTGATTTTGGAAAAACTGATTTCCACAGTGCCGTGGGATGACGCCGGCAGGTGCATCCGGTTTTCCGTTACGTTCGAAGCCGACGGCGAGGAAGAGGAACGGCGGGTAATGGCGGAGATCGAACGGCGGCTCTCCGGCGTAAAATTCGTATTTTAAGGGTGGACTTACACAGTGAAATTTACGAAGATGCATGGGCTTGGCAACAACTATATATTCGTCAACGAGTTTGCGGAAAGCTTGCCGGAAGAAGAGCTGAGTGAGATCGCCATTCGCGTGGCCAATGTCAATACCGGCATCGGCTCGGACGGCTTGATCCTGATCGGACCGTCGCGGACGGCGGCTTTCCGGATGCGGATTTTTAATGCGGACGGTTCCGAAGGAAAAAACTGCGGGAACGGATTGCGCTGTGTCGCCAAATACGTCGTCGATCGCAACATGATCGCGACGACTTCTTTCTCCATCGAAACGTTAGGCGGCATCGTGAATGTCGACGCGGTGCGGGGGGAAAACGGAAAAGTGCGGGAAGTTACGGTGGACATGGGCGAACCCCGCTTGCGCAAACGCGATCTCCCGATGCTGGGTGAACCGGACAGCACGACAATCGATGAGCCGCACGAAATCAACGGGCATCAATACCGCATGACGGCGGTCTCGATGGGGAACCCCCATGCGGTCATGTTTGTTTCCGACGTCAATCAGGTTGCCGTGGCGGAAATCGGCCCGCGGATTGAAACGTGCGCGCTTTTTCCCGAACGGGTTAACGTCGAATTTATCGCGGTGAAAAACCGCCGGGAAATCGATTTCCGCGTTTGGGAACGGGGCTCCGGCATCACGCAGGCATGCGGCACCGGCGCTTGCGCCGCCGTGGTGTCCGGCGTATTGAATGGCAAGCTGGACAAAGGCGTGCCCGTTACCGTCCATTTGCTCGGCGGGGATTTGGCGATCACCTGGGGCGAGGACGGGCACATTTATATGCTGGGCCCGGCGGAAACGGTTGCCGTAGGCGAATTTTTGCTGTAACGAAACATTTGCGATTTTCACATTGACAGCGCATCCCTATTTATGACATAATGCATTTGATATGTAGTGGATCCTTTTAAAACAGTCCAGAGAGGCTGGAAAGGGATGCGTAATTAGCTTGCGGCTCGTTTGTCCAAACGAAGCCGTATACTGGCGCATGCTGCTCTCCGCCGATCCGGCGGGGAGTTTTTTTATTCCGGTGCTGGAAGGTGAGCCCAATGTCCGATCATATTTTGATGGACGAAACGGCGATTCGCCGCGCTTTGACCAGAATTGCCCATGAGATTTTGGAAAAAAACAAAGGCGTGGACAATGTCGCGCTAATCGGCATTCGCACAAGGGGAATTTATCTTGCGCGCCGCATCGCCGGGTTGATTTCGGCCATCGAAGGCGTTTTGGTCCCGGCCGGGGAACTCGATGTCACTCCTTACCGCGACGACGTCGTGCAAAATCGCGCCGCCGCAACGAGCGTTAGCGCGCTGCCGTTTGCCGTGCAAGGCAAAAAAATCATTCTATTCGATGATGTGCTGTATACCGGCAGAACGGTCCGCGCCGCAATGGACGCGCTGATCGACCAGGGGCGGCCGGCGCAAATCCAATTGGCGGTGCTGGTTGACCGCGGACACAGGGAGTTGCCGATCAGGCCCGATTACATCGGGAAAAATATACCGACTTCGAAGCAGGAAACCATTGAAGTGCGTTTGCGGGAATTTGACGGAGCCGACGGTGTTGTCATCTTGCAGAAAAAGGGCGTGGGGGGCTAATGCGGACACAAACGAATATCGCAAACAGGGAATTGCTTGGTTTGAAGGGCGTCAGCGCGGAAGAAATAAACCGGATATTGGAGCGCGCCGCATATTGGGAACATCATCCGGAACGCATGCACAAATTGCTGCAGGGAAAATTTATCGCCAATCTGTTTTTTGAAAACAGCACGCGGACGCGCATGTCGTTTGAAGTGGCGGAAAAACGTCTCGGCGCGGAAGTGTTTAATTTTATCGCCTCGATTTCGAGCGTGCAAAAGGGCGAATCCATCTATGATACGATCCGCACTCTGGAATCGATGGGAGTGGACGCGGCGGTCGTCAGGCTGACGCCGAACGGTTTGTTGCATGATTTGGCGCGTAAAATCAAAGCGCCGATTATCAACGCCGGCGACGGCAGCAACGAACACCCGACGCAGGCGCTGTTGGATCTGTACACCATGAAAAAAGAATTCGGCGAAATTCGCGACTTAACCGTCGCGATCATCGGCGACATCGCGCACAGCCGCGTCGCCCGCTCCAATCTTTGGGGGCTTTCCGCCATGGGGGCGAAAGTTAGGCTGTGCGCGCCGGACAATATGCGGGCGCCCGAGTTGGCGGAATTTGCGCCGTACGTTCCGATCGAAGAAGCGCTGCAAGCGGATGTGGTCATGATGCTGCGCGTCCAACTGGAACGGCATGAACGCGGTTTGATTGGTTCGGCGGAACATTACAGGAAACAATATGGTTTAACGGAAGAGCGGGCGGCCAGGTTAAAGCCGCACACAATCATTATGCACCCTGCGCCGGTGAATCGGAATGTGGAAATCGACGATGCGGTGGTCGAATGCCCGCAATCACGCATTTTCACGCAGGTGGCAAACGGTGTACCGGTGCGCATGGCGGTTATCGAACGCGCATTGGTATAATGATCGCGAACGGGGGAAACGGCATGGGAACCTGGATTATCAACGGCCAACTGGCGGACGCAAACAGCGGCCCGGAAAGAAAACACATATTCGTTGCAAACGGCAAAATCGAACGCATTGCGGACCGTCTTCCCGAA
Proteins encoded in this window:
- the asnB gene encoding asparagine synthase (glutamine-hydrolyzing); this translates as MCGIVGWIDWRGRLAEQSATLAAMTTSLGHRGPDASGTWISGHCALGHTRLSVMDPLNGAQPMVLDGRNAPQVIVYNGELYNVRELRNALAAIGRRFRTACDTEVVLAAYAEWGESCLNRFNGIFAFGVWDEERQSLFLARDRLGVKPLFYAQKGNTFVFASEPKAILAHPAFPAEVGTEGLAEVLAIGPARTPGHGVYKRMVELKPGFCLRFTRDGICERCYWKLESRPHEDDLPTTARKVRELLEDTAKRQLISDVPVCAMLSGGLDSSALTALAAKHGKAEGRGALDTFSVDYVDNDKYFRANVFQPSSDQKWIEHMSAFAGTHHHRVMFDTPDLVASLEAAVKARDMPGMADIDGSLYLFCREIKKHATVALSGEGADEVFGGYPWFNRKELLNAGTFPWSISLSLREQFLQKDTAAQIRVAEYAQTRYRQAIAEVPQLPGESAQDKKMREMSYLNITRFMPTLLDRKDRMSMACGLEVRVPFCDHRIVQYVWNVPWSIKTAGGMEKGLLRQSLSGAMPEKVIMRKKSPYPKTHHPGYLAAVREKLGDVAADASAPLWRLFDRNKVIGLLASDAPASDLPWFGQLMGLPQMLAFLWQTNYWLRTYRVSFV
- the glnA gene encoding type I glutamate--ammonia ligase — protein: MAAKNYTAEDILRMAKEQNVRFIRLQFTDLLGAIKNVEIPLSQLPKALENKMMFDGSSIEGFVRIEESDMYLYPELNTWMIFPWTTGEGKVARLICDIYNPDGTPFAGDPRNQLKKMLKEAENLGFTAMNVGPEPEFFLFKTDEKGLPTLEVNDQGGYFDLAPTDLGENCRRDIVLTLEEMGFEIEASHHEVAIGQHEIDFKYANAVEAADNIQTFKLVVKNIARAHGLHATFMPKPLFGVNGSGMHCHQSLFKGKENAFYDEKDELGLSEVAKQYMAGVLAHARAFAAITNPTVNSYKRLVPGYEAPCYVAWSAKNRSPLIRVPASRGLSTRIECRNPDPAANPYLALAVMLAAGLDGIRNKMKLCPPTNQNIYVMTEAERKKHGVANLPASLGDAIMELKKDKVIADALGEHILTHFIEAKEIEWDMFRLQVHPWEREQYLCAY
- the dapF gene encoding diaminopimelate epimerase, with product MHGLGNNYIFVNEFAESLPEEELSEIAIRVANVNTGIGSDGLILIGPSRTAAFRMRIFNADGSEGKNCGNGLRCVAKYVVDRNMIATTSFSIETLGGIVNVDAVRGENGKVREVTVDMGEPRLRKRDLPMLGEPDSTTIDEPHEINGHQYRMTAVSMGNPHAVMFVSDVNQVAVAEIGPRIETCALFPERVNVEFIAVKNRREIDFRVWERGSGITQACGTGACAAVVSGVLNGKLDKGVPVTVHLLGGDLAITWGEDGHIYMLGPAETVAVGEFLL
- a CDS encoding LL-diaminopimelate aminotransferase, whose amino-acid sequence is MGDNHFIQQLFADRIGGPRFGLGTDIYKFEKIKRAKRAALAAHPGVELIDLGVGEPDERADDTVVQILAQEAAKRENRFYADNGIADFKVAAAAYMKQVFGVDGIDAETEVNHAIGSKSALSILPYCFINPGDITIMPSPCYPILGTHTKYLGGEVVSLPINQENRFLPDLFSLADDVKKRAKLLYLNYPNNPTGASATRDYFARVVAFAKQHQIIVVHDAAYAALVFDGEEPLSFLSVPGAKDVCIELHSLSKSFNMTGWRIGFVVGNPLLVKAFATVKDNVDSGQFIAIQKAAAYALGHPELTARISEKYSRRHDMLVSVLRKFGFQATKPKGSFFLYTNAPKGIEGGQEFPTAEAFSQYLILEKLISTVPWDDAGRCIRFSVTFEADGEEEERRVMAEIERRLSGVKFVF
- the pyrR gene encoding bifunctional pyr operon transcriptional regulator/uracil phosphoribosyltransferase PyrR gives rise to the protein MSDHILMDETAIRRALTRIAHEILEKNKGVDNVALIGIRTRGIYLARRIAGLISAIEGVLVPAGELDVTPYRDDVVQNRAAATSVSALPFAVQGKKIILFDDVLYTGRTVRAAMDALIDQGRPAQIQLAVLVDRGHRELPIRPDYIGKNIPTSKQETIEVRLREFDGADGVVILQKKGVGG
- a CDS encoding MerR family transcriptional regulator, translated to MSYRKRKVIPIGTVSELTGLSVRQIRYYEERKLVIPERTKGGTRKYSFEDVDALADIADKMEDGLHTFEIRKMWEREKEREAINQEQAKKEMLRGQLNAHFNMHRLSDRT
- a CDS encoding aspartate carbamoyltransferase catalytic subunit, translated to MRTQTNIANRELLGLKGVSAEEINRILERAAYWEHHPERMHKLLQGKFIANLFFENSTRTRMSFEVAEKRLGAEVFNFIASISSVQKGESIYDTIRTLESMGVDAAVVRLTPNGLLHDLARKIKAPIINAGDGSNEHPTQALLDLYTMKKEFGEIRDLTVAIIGDIAHSRVARSNLWGLSAMGAKVRLCAPDNMRAPELAEFAPYVPIEEALQADVVMMLRVQLERHERGLIGSAEHYRKQYGLTEERAARLKPHTIIMHPAPVNRNVEIDDAVVECPQSRIFTQVANGVPVRMAVIERALV